A stretch of Dietzia lutea DNA encodes these proteins:
- a CDS encoding amidase, translating to MRFDEYRNHDALGLAALVRGGEVTPGELLDAATQRADLVAPQLNAIVRRMDDQARARAAEELTGPFAGVPFLLKDLGQDHRGVPTSGGSRSLAEVPATEHATVVQRWLDAGVVVFGKTNTPEFGAKAVTEPALFGPSRNPWDTRRSPGGSSGGSAAAVAAGIVPVAGASDGGGSIRIPAACCGLVGLKPGRGLVPMGPVRGEAMHGAATNGVVSRTVRDTAAMLDVLAGGEPGGPYVPSVPPETFHSQVGADPGRLRIGLCTASSINASPHPEALASVDSAGRALEELGHHVEILEAQPVDDLALARDFLTSWFAYLAWTVESTRRRTGCRDRDFETDTRIVAALGRSQSSVDYLAAVMRRDDYARELTAFFSDYDLLMTPGLADLPPLVGALDTPPWAARSAEALLATRTAPLLRHSGFAESIINDNLSWVPYTQLANLTGRPAMSLPLHWTPEGLPMGVQFVAPLGGESRLLRIAGQLEQVLPWADRQPGAIDGVGNAASRM from the coding sequence ATGCGCTTCGACGAGTACCGGAATCACGACGCCCTCGGTCTCGCCGCCCTCGTCCGCGGCGGTGAGGTGACACCGGGGGAGCTGCTCGACGCCGCGACGCAGCGGGCCGACCTCGTGGCGCCGCAGCTCAACGCCATCGTCCGACGCATGGACGACCAGGCACGCGCGCGGGCCGCCGAGGAGCTGACGGGACCGTTCGCCGGTGTGCCGTTCCTGCTCAAGGACCTCGGACAGGACCACCGTGGCGTCCCCACCAGCGGCGGGTCCCGGTCCCTCGCCGAGGTACCGGCGACCGAGCACGCGACCGTCGTGCAGCGGTGGCTCGACGCGGGCGTGGTCGTCTTCGGCAAGACCAACACCCCGGAGTTCGGCGCGAAGGCCGTCACCGAACCGGCGCTGTTCGGCCCCTCCCGGAACCCCTGGGATACGCGCCGCAGCCCCGGCGGGTCCTCCGGGGGGTCGGCGGCCGCCGTCGCGGCGGGTATCGTGCCCGTCGCGGGCGCGAGCGACGGTGGCGGATCGATCAGGATCCCGGCCGCCTGCTGCGGACTGGTCGGCCTCAAGCCCGGCCGCGGCCTGGTGCCGATGGGCCCGGTACGCGGGGAGGCGATGCACGGCGCGGCGACCAACGGCGTCGTCTCGCGCACCGTGCGCGACACCGCGGCGATGCTGGACGTCCTCGCCGGGGGAGAGCCGGGCGGCCCCTATGTGCCGTCGGTGCCGCCCGAGACGTTCCACTCCCAGGTCGGCGCGGATCCGGGTCGCCTGCGGATAGGGCTGTGTACAGCGTCCTCCATCAACGCCTCGCCCCACCCGGAGGCCCTCGCGTCGGTCGACTCCGCGGGCCGTGCGCTCGAGGAGCTCGGCCATCACGTCGAGATCCTCGAGGCGCAACCCGTCGACGATCTCGCGCTGGCCCGCGACTTCCTCACCAGCTGGTTCGCGTATCTCGCGTGGACGGTGGAGAGCACGCGGCGGCGAACGGGGTGCCGCGACCGGGACTTCGAGACGGACACCCGGATCGTCGCCGCGCTGGGCAGGTCGCAGAGCAGCGTGGATTACCTCGCCGCGGTGATGCGTCGCGACGACTACGCGCGCGAGCTGACCGCCTTCTTCTCGGACTACGACCTGCTCATGACGCCCGGCCTCGCGGATCTGCCACCGCTCGTCGGCGCCCTCGACACCCCGCCTTGGGCCGCCCGGAGCGCGGAGGCGCTGCTGGCGACCCGGACCGCGCCGCTACTGCGCCATTCCGGGTTCGCGGAGTCGATCATCAACGACAACCTGAGCTGGGTTCCGTACACGCAGCTGGCCAACCTCACCGGGCGGCCGGCGATGTCGCTTCCACTGCACTGGACGCCGGAGGGCCTGCCGATGGGGGTCCAGTTCGTCGCGCCCCTCGGCGGGGAGAGCCGGCTTCTGCGGATCGCCGGGCAGCTCGAGCAGGTCCTGCCGTGGGCCGATCGCCAGCCGGGTGCGATCGACGGGGTCGGCAACGCCGCATCAAGGATGTGA
- a CDS encoding DUF309 domain-containing protein, which translates to MSTPPRSDRDRDEEGRARNARPRDELGRPLPPGSVGVERIPEDLDLPPAESLAWAQDLLDRGRAFHAHEVLEGAWKSGPADERLLWQGLAQLAVGITHIQRGNPKGAMALLERAAERLAHGDGPAPHGVDATGLVAYAHDLIAGLREGVSPAPERLRPRLVVRRDPDGGTSAQG; encoded by the coding sequence ATGTCCACCCCTCCCCGTTCGGATCGTGACCGCGATGAGGAAGGTCGCGCGCGCAACGCCCGCCCACGCGACGAGCTCGGGCGCCCGCTACCGCCGGGCAGCGTGGGGGTCGAGCGCATTCCCGAGGACCTCGACCTGCCGCCCGCCGAGTCCCTGGCGTGGGCGCAGGACCTGCTGGACCGGGGCCGCGCGTTCCACGCCCACGAGGTCCTGGAGGGCGCGTGGAAGAGCGGTCCCGCCGACGAGAGACTCCTGTGGCAGGGTCTCGCCCAGTTGGCGGTCGGCATCACCCACATCCAGCGCGGCAACCCCAAGGGAGCCATGGCGTTGCTCGAGCGCGCGGCCGAGCGCCTCGCGCACGGTGACGGCCCGGCACCGCACGGGGTAGATGCAACGGGGCTGGTCGCCTACGCCCACGACCTCATCGCCGGCCTCCGAGAGGGCGTCTCCCCTGCTCCAGAACGGTTGAGGCCGCGACTCGTCGTACGTCGCGATCCCGACGGCGGGACATCGGCGCAGGGGTGA
- a CDS encoding RtcB family protein: MPVTLAPNVLSWASAIDETTVDQAVALARLPIIHPHIALMPDAHAGKGSAVGTVIPTVEAVIPAAVGVDIGCGMVAARTRYTESDLDRIDLSTLRDRLERAIPLSPGNYNKAVRHDHTRERVRELEMLADSGGVDLSHSPKWREQLGSLGGGNHFIELCLDESGAVWCFLHSGSRGVGNKIAQKHIRIAQAHCAERGIQLEDRDHAYLEQSTTEFTEYLAELRWAQRFARLNRDEMMDRFLAELARIFRDDDAGESQRVNCHHNYTEKIALDGREVWLTRKGAIDASEGRMGCIPGSMGTRSYIVRGKGNADGLFSAPHGAGRRMSRTQAKRRFSAADLDAAMQGIVYRPGDAWVDEIPAAYKDIDRVMEDADDLVEIVHTLRQVMNLKGT, from the coding sequence ATGCCAGTCACTCTCGCCCCGAATGTGCTGTCCTGGGCGTCGGCGATCGACGAGACGACAGTAGACCAGGCGGTGGCCCTCGCGCGGCTGCCGATCATCCACCCACACATCGCACTCATGCCGGACGCGCACGCCGGCAAGGGGTCCGCGGTGGGCACGGTCATCCCGACAGTCGAGGCGGTCATCCCGGCCGCGGTCGGGGTCGACATCGGATGCGGGATGGTGGCCGCGCGTACCCGGTACACGGAGTCCGACCTGGACCGCATCGACCTGAGCACGTTGCGCGACCGGCTCGAGCGCGCGATCCCGCTGTCGCCGGGCAACTACAACAAGGCCGTCCGGCACGACCACACACGGGAGCGGGTCCGCGAGCTCGAGATGCTCGCCGACTCCGGCGGCGTCGACCTGTCCCACTCGCCGAAGTGGCGCGAGCAGCTCGGGAGCCTCGGCGGGGGGAACCACTTCATCGAGCTGTGTCTCGACGAGTCCGGAGCGGTCTGGTGCTTCCTGCACTCCGGGAGCCGCGGGGTGGGCAACAAGATCGCCCAGAAGCACATCAGGATCGCCCAGGCGCACTGCGCGGAGCGAGGCATCCAGCTCGAGGATCGCGATCATGCGTACCTGGAGCAGAGCACCACCGAGTTCACCGAGTACCTCGCCGAACTGAGATGGGCGCAGCGTTTCGCGCGACTCAACCGAGACGAGATGATGGATCGCTTCCTCGCGGAGTTGGCCCGCATCTTCCGCGACGACGACGCCGGCGAATCGCAACGCGTCAACTGCCACCACAACTACACCGAGAAGATCGCACTCGACGGCAGGGAAGTGTGGCTCACCCGCAAGGGCGCCATCGACGCGAGCGAGGGCCGCATGGGGTGCATCCCGGGATCGATGGGCACCCGCTCGTACATCGTCCGCGGCAAGGGGAACGCAGACGGGTTGTTCTCCGCGCCGCACGGTGCCGGTCGTCGGATGTCGCGCACACAGGCCAAGAGGCGGTTCAGCGCAGCCGACCTCGACGCGGCGATGCAGGGAATCGTCTACCGGCCCGGCGATGCGTGGGTCGACGAGATCCCCGCCGCCTACAAGGACATCGACCGGGTGATGGAGGATGCCGACGACCTCGTCGAGATCGTGCACACCCTGCGGCAGGTGATGAACCTCAAGGGGACGTAG
- a CDS encoding pyridoxamine 5'-phosphate oxidase family protein has translation MSDDTRSPEQIVADLIEKSPICMITTIGPDGRLLSRPMTRQNSDFDGTLRLLAPRDGDLVSEIASNSHVNVSVQSSDGFVSVAGRAVVDDDRNAVAENWSPAVDAWFPDGPEQATSILVHADSAEYWDSSGSSIAHIASFVRAVVSRDDRTPDMGDSGTVEL, from the coding sequence ATGTCAGATGACACAAGATCGCCCGAGCAGATCGTCGCGGACCTGATCGAGAAGTCGCCGATCTGCATGATCACCACCATCGGTCCCGACGGTCGCCTGCTGAGCCGCCCGATGACGCGCCAGAACTCCGACTTCGACGGCACGCTGCGGTTGCTCGCTCCCAGGGACGGCGACCTCGTGTCGGAGATCGCGAGTAACTCGCACGTCAACGTCTCGGTGCAGTCCTCGGACGGTTTCGTCTCGGTGGCGGGACGAGCGGTCGTCGACGACGACCGGAACGCGGTGGCCGAGAACTGGAGCCCTGCGGTCGACGCCTGGTTCCCCGACGGTCCCGAGCAGGCCACCTCGATCCTCGTCCACGCCGACTCGGCCGAGTACTGGGACTCGAGCGGCTCGAGCATCGCCCACATCGCCTCGTTCGTCCGCGCGGTGGTGTCCCGCGACGACCGGACTCCCGATATGGGCGACAGCGGCACCGTCGAGCTGTAG
- a CDS encoding YqjF family protein: MSGRLPDQPIRVPANLQRWEHLTFLHWRYDPETVQALIPPSLRVQCWDGSTWVGITPFRMVDVRLPSLPPPPPWREFPELNVRAYVRGPDGRDGIWFLGMAVPRVSFLAPMRAAGLPYERSRSEVSIVDSRWSYRFEPPRRMRRLGGDPFAAVVDVGDELSEHGRTPLVDSITGRWSGFHRRGGILLRTPIAHEPWPLRSATADGDLTPPLRWSGLPEPAEPAVVHAAQVVRTSLGPPRPVRRVRSDGW, translated from the coding sequence GTGAGTGGCAGACTCCCCGACCAGCCGATTCGCGTGCCGGCGAACCTCCAGCGCTGGGAGCACCTCACCTTCCTCCACTGGCGTTACGACCCGGAGACGGTGCAGGCGTTGATTCCGCCGAGTCTGCGGGTGCAGTGTTGGGACGGCTCGACCTGGGTGGGGATCACGCCGTTCCGCATGGTCGACGTACGGTTGCCGAGCCTCCCGCCCCCGCCACCATGGCGTGAGTTCCCCGAGCTGAACGTCCGCGCCTATGTGCGGGGTCCGGATGGGCGGGACGGGATCTGGTTCCTGGGCATGGCGGTGCCGCGCGTGTCGTTCCTCGCGCCTATGCGCGCTGCGGGACTGCCGTACGAGCGATCGCGCTCAGAGGTCTCGATCGTCGACTCGCGGTGGTCCTACCGCTTCGAACCGCCGCGCCGGATGCGGCGGCTCGGCGGCGACCCCTTTGCGGCGGTGGTGGACGTGGGGGACGAGCTCTCCGAGCACGGGCGCACGCCGTTGGTGGATAGCATCACCGGCAGGTGGTCAGGCTTCCACCGGCGCGGCGGCATCCTTCTGCGGACGCCGATCGCGCACGAACCGTGGCCGCTGCGCTCCGCGACCGCCGACGGCGACCTCACCCCACCGCTGCGGTGGTCGGGCCTACCCGAACCGGCGGAACCGGCGGTGGTGCATGCCGCGCAGGTGGTCCGCACCTCGCTCGGACCGCCACGTCCGGTGCGCCGAGTTCGGTCGGACGGTTGGTGA